CATCACCTCCCACTCTtcgcaaggaaaaaaaatatcttaaataaataaaagtcacagGGTGATATTTACTGTTTAGGAATTTAAAAGGGTGGCGCATCCCGGCACTTGACCAGCACATCTGGTTGTGGTCTCGTGAGTGTCCGTCCTCGAAGCTGCTCACGGTCAGTTCATTTGGTTTCAAAAGTAGCTCGGATTTTGCAGAAGACTAACAAGAAAAGTGTTAAGAGTCTTTGTTGGTGTCAGCTACAAAAATACAAAAGTCATCATGGACGACTGGTAAAAACACTTCGATGCCACCACAGAGACGGCACAAAACCAAAGTGCTCAGAGCAGAGGAGCAGTAACTGTGCCCAGAACATACAAAAGCTCTAAATATAAGTTGAGTGTATACAAAGGAATTTTAGGAGGTTCCTCAGCGTCAGGAAGCATCTTTTGGAGAAGCAGCTGGGCCACAGGCTGAAGCTTGGGGAGGAGGCCCAGCTGAGGAGCCGCTGGCTCAGGTGGGGTCTCAGGGATTTGTACTCACGTCTCAGGGAAGGTGCTGGCTGGGCCTTCATGGGGCACTGAGGACCAGGCCCAGGACCCAGCTTGGGAGGCGGCAGAGTGCCTGCAGTGGAGGTCTGCGCTGTGCCAAGCACTTCCCTTGGCAACTTGAGATGCATTCAGGCCCGCTGGTCACCCTCGTGGACGACCCGGCAGGCAGCGCATTCCCCACGATCCAGGCTGCAGGTCCAGGCAGAGATGGTGTCAAAGGGAAGCCCAGGTGAGTGGCTGGGGGTCAGGGGAGGGCCACCCACCAACTGGCAGCCAGTCCCTCTCTGTCCCCAGCCAGCTCACGCTTGTGGCCATAGGACTAACCTCGTCTGAAGGAGTTTGGGAGCTGGCCTGTAccctcctctcccccccaccctcagccctctctctgaccctcagcACTGGGGTCCCAGGAGTCTCATGACCCGGTGACCACACTGATGGCCCCCAGACGCCCAGTGGCAGGCTGGGCCCACTGGCCAGAGCCAGGTAGAACACTGAAAACGAAAACTGTTGTGGGAATGCCTTTTGGCCTCCATTCTCTGCAAAGCGGCCAGAACCCGTGGGTGGTGCCCACTCCGTGCATAGGCACAGTAAGTCGGAACTTGAACCTGTGGCAGAAACGCAGGACTCGGGAGGCTGGCTGCTGGGCCTTGCCTGTGTCGGCCCACAGGACAGAACCAGGGAGGCACGGGGACCTGTTGAGCAAACCAGACATCTTCACTGCAAAGTTTAAACCTGTCTTCCAACTGTAAccttttgcaaaattttaaaactatctgGCAAATGTTAAATTTGGAAGCTTAGCCTGCTCTGGCCTCTTTcgaatatgcaaaaaataaattcttttttttcaagtacaTCAGAGTAGAAAAGGAAACCCGATTTCCCTTGGTCCAGCGCGTTCCACTCTTAACTCCATGGACCAGCCGCCCAGTGCCTGACCTGGAGCCCCCATGGGCCTGGGCCTGCACACTGGCCCAAGACCGTCTCTGCTAACGACTCGTTCACTCGCCTGTGAGATAAGGAAGCTACTGGCTTAAATAAACATGTTACCTTAGACACTTTTCTCTATAGCTTATCTAAAATGTTATTACTGGTGGCCTCTGTTTTTGAACAAGGCTAAAAAACACCCTTGGTGCATAGATTCATAGATTTCTGAGAGATTCCTAAGTAAGCACTGCCCTCATAGCTCATCTGCAAGAAGAATAACCAACGTTGTTGTTCCGCGAATCGGGGAGAAGTTACCATACCTTCTCTCCAAACAAGAGGGGAACCTGGCTCTCCGAAGAGACCTCCCTGTGGGCTTTGGGGCTTCGGTCTGGTTTTCTATCAAACACGAAGGAGCACAGCCAAACTAGCTTAAAGGCATTGGTTAAAGAAGGTGTTAGCTGGATGGATAAGTCACCAGTTGGTTAggtcttttctctacatcttgagaaattagaaaaagggCATTGAAACTTTTCAGAAATAACCGTGTTATTGAAGAAGACACAGATCGGAGGGACGCCTTACCCAGGGGATTGGCCTGGAGAGGCCGCCTGTGAGGCTCGAGTTCAAGAAACACTGCCATCAGATGTGCCTATGTTTCCATTACTTTTACCGTCTCTTTCACAAAATCGTATTCAAAAGTTTTCACTTTACTCCCAACCATTGTCTTTGATCATGTGAGCAAGCTCGATGATAAATTTTCCTTCCTTATATTTCTGACTGCTCTCAAAGGCGTGTTCcttgaaaaaagagagacaaggtTTCAGGACAGAATCGGTTTTGTTTTTCAACTTCATTTTACACTTTGCAAAGAAAATAACTGCAGTATCATGTCTCCCCAGACGCCCCTTGCGCCGTGTGgtccagggcaggggaggggtggctATCTGGGTGACCAGCCCTCAGGAGCAGGGCAGGTCTGGCCTGGACTCGCAGAGTGATGGTGAAACTTGTCGGGAACTACTGATTCAAGTTTGTTACTGAGCACCGACCACGTGCAGGGCAGTTTGGGAAGGGAAGCCAAGCAAAGGCCTCCTTCCCGGGACTCCAGGTACAGGGGAGTGAAGTCCTCAGGGCCACAGATGGTGGACAGGGGAAGGCCCTTCTCGGCGAGGGATGCAGTGGCTCAGACACAGCCCCCCCGTGCTGGAGTCTGAGGGTGGGTGGTGTGTGGGACAGGACCAGGGCACAGGGCCCAGGCGGGTCCTGGGGGTGGGCCCCGAGGGGTCTGCTGTGAGCACAACTGCAGGGTCATGTCCAGTCCCCCACCTCTCACCTGGCTGGtgaccatccctccctcccccagtatATGGACTCTAAAAGATGTGGTTTTAAAACGTGTTCCTTGACTGGCAGCACCTATCCCGCTTCCTGGCATGTTTTGTCTCCACTGGGAACGTGTTCTTTATTACAGCGGACCCGCGGTCACTCACGTATTTCCACCCGAGTGTGGTCTTGCAGTTCTCACAGTAGATGTCCGCCACGGCATGCAGGCCGGTGAGAAGGACCCGCTCCTCCGCAGGGCCGCAGCCCACATTCACCCTGTGGGGAGGAGGCGCTGGGACCCTCATGGGGCCCCGGGCCCACAGTTCCGCCCCCACCAGCTGTTCCCAGGACACAGGGTGTCCTTCCTGACTCCCCCCACCTTTGAACAACTTCTTGCCTCCCCCGAGAATTCAGGATGGgacaggctgtggggaggggtccACAGTCCTGCTGTCTCAGTGGAAATCAAGATCTACCCCAGTGGGAAACAAACCACACCCAGCCTGGGAAAAAAGCATCTGCTTTTCCGAGCCCTCGATGGCAGCGAGCACTGGCAGGCTCTCAGAAGCAGCACGCGGGGCCTGGTGGCAGACACGGCACTGGCAAGGCCAAGGCAGTGATACTCACACTGAGTTGAAGAGGTAGGCTCGTCCCTGACTTCCCTGAAAGGACtgcaaagaagaaagagggatTAAAGGCTTTGTCGTGGTCAGACGGAAGTGACGCCATTCATCACCAGCTGGAACTCAAGGCCACGTCGGGGCGGCTCCACCCAGAGGGCCTCTGTGcttgattattttaaagaacagCTTACTATGGGCTTTGGGGTCCTTTGAAAGAAGCACCTCAAATTCCTTTTCGACACTAACAACCCACTCCCCCCACCGTGTGGCCAGAGCAGTGCCTGAGCTACACGGCCGATCTGGAGGCCCCGGAGCAGCTCTCGCTCCGAAGCTGGTGCTGAGGGGCTGCCCTTCCACTGAAACTTCTGAATGCACAGAGGGGCCACAGAAGCAGTGATGGCACAGACACCACCTTATCTGATGGCTTTCCCTTAAGATGATggacccaggacttccctggtggtccagtggttaggactctgcacttccactacacggggcacgggttccatccctggtcagggaactaagatcctgcaagccgcacatgtgtccccccaccaccaaaaaaaggACCCTGTCACTTCCTTATCACAAGTACAGAGATGAAGATGATGTTCTAACTGCCTGAAACAAGAGGCCTAAGCATGGATTCCAGAAACTTCTTGATGACTTTGTTTTCAAAGGAGCACAAGGCTCCTGCCCAGGGAGGCAGACTTAGAGGAAGGGTGGGGGTCGTGACCCACAAGCACGGGGAGGGAGGACAATCACTGTCTCCCGAGGGATTGTTTTAAATGTTCCCAAGTGGTTGGTTATAAACAGGACAAACTGCTAGTCAAGAGTTCAAGGCAATGAGGCAGGTCCTGCCCTCTTCACCCCCAGGGGGCTGCTCGTGGCCCCCACAGCGCCGTGGCCCTGGCAGAGCTTCCCTCCCAGGCTCTTTCCTGAAAGATCCAATTGCCCCCAAGGCAGCCTCTTCTCTTCTTAACCattctgagttttaaaattttcttaattccCTTATTATGAAACTATTTCCACAGATTTTCCAGGCTTCCTTTGTACTGTCCACGTCCTCTGGCTTTACATGAATTTAACTGCTCTTACAAGTCACTGACTCATCTTACTGTGGGATCTTCAGAGGCCCGTGGCCTGGCCCCCAAAACCCACCACTCGGCCAAGACCACGATGTAGCTGCCCTCACTAACACACACAATTTCCCTCAGTACCATCCACAGGGCTCCAGACATTCTGGGCCCAGCAAACCCAGGAGGCCATGGGGTGGTTCAGTATTTGTCTACACTTAGCCTCAGTGATCATGGCTGAGGACAGCCTACTGAGTTCTTGACCAGACACGTGCCTTGGAGATCAGCTCATCGTGATTGGCCAGGTGGGCCCTGCAGTGGACACAACTGTACGTTCGGTGGCAGTTCGGCAGATACGCTTGGAAAGTTTTGGACCTTGTCATCTTCACCATCTCCGCTGGGCACTCCTGGCTCAGCTCAGGGCTGGCACGGGAGGAGCTGCAGCTCTGCTGGGCTCTCTGACAGAAGAAACACTGGAACATGCATGCAAGAGCCGTTGTTGTTCGGAGGGCGTGTGGCTCTGTCCACACAGCTGGGGTGAGAGAAAAACGCCACAACCTGTCAACAAGTCAACACAGAGCAGAGGGTCACAGAGAGAACGAAACACAAAAAGTGTGTTTAGGAAGCCTGTTGTGAAGAAGGGACGTGCAGGCCTAGACGTTAAAGATCTAATAGTTCAATAGTAATATGAGTACATAAAACACTAATAGCTAATCATGGCTTAGCCATTCTAAATTTAGTTGGAAGTGGCAGGTGAACTAGTTTTACACATAAATAATTTGAGAAAACTTGCCCAAATACATCTTATATTGTGTGGCTTCAGAAAACGGGAAACAGTAGCCAACACGACTCCCACCTGAGTGAGGCCAGCAGCACTGCATACATCTTGTCCCAAACAATGGAACTGGCGACTCAAAGCACCATGACATTTATGAATACGTGTGTGATGGATCCAGTATTAATCTCTGAGAAATTACGTGTCAGTCCAGAAGTAAACCCTCACATATAAAGTCaagtgattttcaacaagggtgtcaCAACCATTCAATGTGGAAAgaacaatcttttcaacaaatggtgtggGAAAACAAGATACtgacatgtgaaagaatgaagttggacccctgcctcacaccatatacaaaaatgcactcaaaatggatcaaggaactaaatgtaaaaactatAACTATAAGacccttagaagaaaatgtagggaaTAATCTTCATGATGTTGGATTTGGCAGTGACTTTTTGGATCTGACAGCAAAAGCACAGATGTGTGTGGATTTACAGAAGGTAAAGTGAGAGGAAAATGGGGCAGAGGCACTATGTGAGGAGATGAGGAGGCGATTCCAGAACTGAAGAAAGACACCAATCCACAGACAAGTCCAACAATcccaagcaagataaataaaaaagccACAGCTGATCACATAACAGTGAAACTGCAGaacaccaaagaaaaaagaaaaacagtcttAGAAGCatccagaaaggaagggaaaattaCCTTTCAACAGCAACTTCCCAAGTAAAACAGTGGAACCCAGAAGGCAGTAGGGGAAGGTACCTGTAAAGTCCTGAAAGATAATAACTGCTTTCCCAGAATTCTACatgcagtgaaaatatctttcaagaattcaggaaatgggggcttccctggtggcgcagtggttaagaatccgcctgccaatgcaggggacacaggttcaagccctagtccgggaagatcccacatgccgcagagcaactaggcccttgcgccacaactactgagcctgcggtctagagcccacgagccacaactactgaagcccatgcacctagagtccgtgctccgcaacaggagaagccacctcagtgagaagcccacacactggaatgaagagcagcccttgcttgacgcaactagagaaagcctgcgcatagcaacgaagacccaacacaaccataaataaataaataaatagatagatagataaataaataaataaaaagaattcaggaaatgACATTTGCAGACAACTAAAAAATTTGACTTCTGCAAAATATCTCTAAAGGAAATCCAAGGATATGattcagacagaaaaacaaaacaaaaaacccccactaAAGTCTAAACTTCAGACTCTAAAAGAAGGCGGAATGGTGAGTAAAGAAAATGGTCAATGTGCAGGTGGGCAGAGCAGCAGCGTCTCACAGAACTTTGAAGAGATCCGCTCATATGTGAGCAGGAGAAGCCAGGGTAAAGGCTCAGACCAATGACTCCCAGAGTCTGGGTACTGTCCAAAAAAGAAGACCCACGTGTGGATTAAATGTAGATTCTGGTACATTAAGGATAAATGTTGTAATTTCTGATGAAACTTCTGCAAGAACAAAGAGCAGGTGTATAACTTCCAAACCTGtaaagggaggtgaggaagggaggaaaaacacCATGGGAAGAACAGGAAGCACAACGACAGAAGGAAGATTTAAACCCAAATATTTCAatgcatatattaaatataaatgaactaaatgttAGAGTTGAAGGTTTCAactagacagaaaacaaactttatcTAGATGCTACTTATGAGACACAAACCTTAAACAAGGATGCAGAAAGGATAAAAAGATATGGCTAGAACCTGAGTGGTGGCAACACAGACCTATGAATCATAATTATTTGCTAACAGTATATTTGTTTTATGGATACCTTGTATGTATGTGATTCACACAAAGaagtttaaatagaaaaatgcaaatcaaaaccacaatgagatatcacctcacacctgtcagaatggctatcatcaaaaagaacacaaataacaaatgttggtgaagatgtggagaaaagggagccctcctacactgttggtgggaatgtaaattggtgcagccactattgcGAACAGTACGaaggtttcttaaaaactaaaaacagagctaccatatgatccaacaatcccactcctgggcaaatatccGAAGAAAATCATActttgaagagatacatgcaccccaatgttcactgcagcactatttacaatagacaagatacagaagcaacctaagtgtccattgacagataaatggataaagaagatgtggtatatttctacaatggaatattactcagccataaaaaagaatgaaataatgccacttgcagcaacatggactgacttagagatgatcatactaagtgaagttaagtcagacagagaaagacaaatatcatatgataccacttacaggTACAAtctaaaaactgatacaaatgaactaatttacaaaacagaagcagactcacagacttagaaaacaaacttatggttcccaaaggggaaaggtagggcagggggttgggggggagggataaattaggagcttgggattaatttacacacactactatatataaatagataaccaacaagaacctgctgtatagcacagagaactctactaaATATTCTGTAATCTTTCCCATATagggaaaaatatctgaaaaagaatgagtatatgtatatatgtataactgaatcactctgctgtatacttgaaactaacacaacattgtagatcaactatatttcaataaaaattaacaaaaaaaagaagttaaagtagcaaaaggatagaaaaaggtatttaaataataaagggacttccctggtggtacagtgggtaagactccgcactcccaatgcagggggcccaggttcgattcctggtcagggaactagatcctgcatgccgctactaagaagcccgcatgccacaacaaagacccagcgcagccaaactaaaaacaaatattgaaaaataataataaagtaaaagctatattaaatatattcatattttgcttatatagtaacattttaaaattttttaaaattatttttggctgtattgggtctctgttgctgcatgcaggctttctctagttgccacgagcagcggctactcttcgttgtggtgtgcgggcttctcactgcagtggcttctcttgttgcagagcacgggctctaggtgtacaggcttcagtagttgtggcacacaggcttcagtagttgtggcatacgggcttaattgctctggggtatgtgggatcttcctggaccagggatcgaacccatgtcccctgcattggcaggtggattcttaaccactgtgccaccagggaagtccctacacagTAATATTTAATCGAAAAACTTTATGAGATAAAACAGTAGGGAGATAAACAGCAAGCGTAAATACTGTTACCTAATAACAGTCTCAAAATATGTAAGGCAAAAATTGAAAAAACCTTGAGATAAATTTATAATCAAAATAGGACTAGTAATTGTAGTATATAGTTTACAtagtaatttatatatttatagtacatttagtatatataaatacatagtatatatttgtataaaatatagtatatattttactgCATCTTTCACTAACTGGTAGAACAACACAAACGAGGGCAGATATACAGGATTTGCACATTGTGATGAAGAAACTGGAATTAAAATACATGTAGAAAACTGTATCTAAGAACCACAGACTCATTTACTGCACACATTTACAAAAGTTGACCACACGGCACATCTCAACAAATTCAAGGACTGAAACCACAGTATATTCTCTGATGACCACaatacaattaaattagaaatcaataataaagtATAACTAGAAaaatcctcgggcttccctggtggcacagtggttgagagtccgcctgccgatgcaggggacacgggttcacgccccagtaagatcccacatgccgcggagcggctgggcccgtgagccatggctgctgagcctgcgcttccagaggctttgctccgcaacgggcgaggccacaacagtgagaggcccgcataccgcaaaaaaataaaaataaaaataaaaaataaaaaaatagatatgattcaagaagaaatagaaaacctgaataatCCTATAAACATCAAGGAAATCAAATCACTGGTAAAAAGTCTCCTCCCCCAATATGCACACATATCAATGCAAATCAAACACACCTACAGGCAAGGAGCTTCCCTGAAGAGTTCCACCATATTCAAGGAAGAATTCATTCCAATCCAACACAAACTctttcaggaaagagaaaggggaagcaCTCTCCAACCATCTGATGCAGCTTAAACTGACACCAAACCTGGGTCAGGGCAGTACAAGAATGGAAttcaggggagttccctggtgacctagtggttgggattctgggctttcactgctgtagccccggttcaacccctggtcagggaacagatCCTGAAAGACCCGCggtgcagggaaaaaaaaaaaaaaaggaattcattgTAAGTTTCTTCAAAAAAACCAAGATGCAAACATCCTAATATGACCAAACAGGGTCTAGCAGTACTTTAAAGGATGGTACAATATAATTAAGGTGattttatcacaggaatgcaagatcatttaatatcagaaaaatttaCCACCAATTGTTCTgtttatctcaatagatgcaaaaaaaaaaaagcattcaacaaaaatttaacatccattcacaatttaaaaaacattccaCACAAACTAAGATTGTAAGAGAACTTCCTTACCTTTTACGAGGCATctaccaaacaaataaaaaaatcccaaaaccactcacagcaaacatcatgctTAATGGTAAAACTTAGAAAACATTATCTTTGACATCAGGAATAAACCAGGATGCTCTCTACACTGCCACTTCCATTCAACGGTACCAGAAGTCCCAGCCAGCTGGTAAATCAAGAAAAGGCTTATAAGGGAAAACATACTCTCATACAACAGTGTAACAATAAAGTATCTAAGAGCACATTCAAAGACCAGAAACACCTTTACAGAGAACATTAGAAAACTCTGAGGGGTATAATAAAAACCTAAAGCAATGGAGAGCTAAATCATGACCAGGACTGGAAGATACTGTAAAAATATGAACCGTCCCCAAAGTAATTGTTAAATGCAATTCAAATCACAATCCAggagggtgtatgtgtgtgtacaaatgAGCCAGGGAGTCAGCGAGACAGAGAGAGCTTTGAGTCTAGAACTTATCTTACAAGTGTCTGCAGGGGAGGGAAAGTTTTCCTTGACCCTcttagggtccctggctgggtTTGAAAATGAAACTAACAGAGTAACAGGAGCAGGAagtttttataccttttagacaagGAATCAGTAAGTTTGTGAAGAACTGACGAGGCTGGAGGGGTTTGGGCTGGGGTGGTCCATGGTGAAGGAGTAACTAGGAAGACAAgacaaggtttgtttatacagaTTTCTCAGCCCCAATTCCCTGCCTTccctcttcctggtgcagggagaGGGCCCTCTCAAAGGGGAGTTTCATGGCCGGGTTCAGGGAAGAAGGTCACTCTGACCACCCCgcttctgctgttttctcaaactccttcaaGCTTAAGATACTCAGGAAGCCTAGGTGCCACACGTTGGGGTGGCGTGTCCTGAACTCCATCACGTCAGAGGCCAGAAGCAGCCAGAGGGGAGCTCGTGCTGCACCGGAGCCGGCCTGGGAGCGGTCATTTCAGGGTCATTCAGACTCACCAAGGCTGGGGTATCCCGGCTCAGGACAGAAAAACCAGCCTTAGCAAGGACGGAAAGCGCTTGTTCTGACTGCAGTGCTGACTGAACACATGTTGTCTGTTTCAGTATCTTCACCtgagtttttctctttgtatttaaaggACCCTTAAATGAATAAACTCCTCTCTTATCCCTGGTGGTTCAGGCCTTCAGAGTCCTGGGCCCCGTTAGTGGCAGAAGCACGGCTCCCAGTGACCTGAACAGAGACTAAAGAAACGGGCTTCACTTAGCCCATCCTTTAGACAAATGACACCACTCTGACTCATAATTAGAAAGCAGGACACCCCTCGTTTCTAAATCAGAGTGGCCTCTGATGGGGCGACTCTTATTTAAAGGGGAAACTTAGGacgtccctggcagtccagaggttaggactccgtcccccactgcagggggcccgggtttagtccctggtgggggaactaagatcccgcaaataaaataaagtggcaACTTGCcaagtgtttctgtttctttgaatttctCCATGCCGTGAATGCCCCCCACATGCCGGGGGCCTACCTGAACGCCCCTTCCCTCGGAGCAGCCCCACTCTCGGGTTCCTGTCACCTTTGTGGAGCCTGGTCCATCCTCAGCACCTACAGTCACCCTTCAAAGGCTGGGTGTGCCTCCCACCCTGGCGTCCCGCCCTCTGCCCCTGTCACCGCCCTCCCAGGGGTCCTAGCGGAGCAGCGGCTCAACCTGGCTGGATCTCAGTCACAGAGAAGCATGTCGTGATTTAACTAGGCTTTCAGGCTGGCTGTCCCCGAGGCAGGGAAATCCTGGCCAAGT
This genomic interval from Phocoena phocoena chromosome 13, mPhoPho1.1, whole genome shotgun sequence contains the following:
- the YPEL1 gene encoding protein yippee-like 1 gives rise to the protein MVKMTRSKTFQAYLPNCHRTYSCVHCRAHLANHDELISKSFQGSQGRAYLFNSVVNVGCGPAEERVLLTGLHAVADIYCENCKTTLGWKYEHAFESSQKYKEGKFIIELAHMIKDNGWE